In the Dendrosporobacter quercicolus genome, TTTTTGTTGCGCTAACTCCACTTGAACAACCTGTTCTTTTTGATCCGAAATATTTTCCCGAAGCTTAGCAAAGTAACTGTGATAGGTTTTAAGAACCTCAATGGATATCAGCTTATCCTTGGATATCTGAAAGGAAGCCATACTGCTAAGCAGCTGTCGTTCAGTCTGTTCCAGCAAAGACTTCGCTGAAACTAACCGGTTAGTTTCAGCCGCATAGGCAAGCTGAGCCTGTTCTTTTTGCATTTGCCGGACTTTTAACAAGGTATCCAAACGGAACCTGAACTTTTTCATAAGCGCCTCCCCGACTCCTTCAACCTAGCCTTCGGCCACTAATTCGACCAACCGCTGCACAGTCTCAGCCAATGTACTGATTTCATAAACATCCTGCTGCAAAAAACGCTTAATTTCACTAATCACACCGATCGCCCGGTCGATTTCCGGATTGCTGCCGGAAACATAGGCGCCGATATTAATTAGGTCTTCCGCCTCACGATAGGCCGCCAGAGCGCAGCGCAGCCGCTGGCCGGCCTGATAATGCCGGGCTTCAACAATTTCCAGCATAACCCTGCTGACACTGTTCAAAACATCAATTGCCGGATAGTGATTTTGCGCCGCAATATCACGTGACAGTACAATATGCCCGTCAAGAATACTGCGAACCGCATCAGCAATTGGTTCATTCATATCATCGCCGTCAACCAGCACAGTATAAATTCCGGTAATCGAGCCTCTTTCACCGGTTCCCGCCCGTTCCAGCAGCTTAGGCAGCATTGCAAATACCGACGGCGTATAGCCGCGGGTTGCCGGCGGTTCACCCACCGTAAGGCCAACCTCACGCTGGGCCATCGCAAATCTGGTGACAGAATCCATCATCAAAATAACATTTAATCCCTGGTCACGGAAAAATTCCGCAATGGCGGTCGCCGTCATCGCGCCTTTGATCCGGACCAGCGCCGGCTGATCAGAGGTTGCAACAACGAC is a window encoding:
- the fliJ gene encoding flagellar export protein FliJ, with translation MKKFRFRLDTLLKVRQMQKEQAQLAYAAETNRLVSAKSLLEQTERQLLSSMASFQISKDKLISIEVLKTYHSYFAKLRENISDQKEQVVQVELAQQKCLMILNGAINKLKVIENLRGKRFAEFKAAVLHEEQQQLDELGMQLYGRQVR
- the fliI gene encoding flagellar protein export ATPase FliI; translated protein: MIDFDKYLQAINQAESIKMNGKITQIIGLVIEAQGPNVNLGELCYVCPRVANSQPVPAEVVGFRQNRVLLMPIGEMHGIGPGCEVIAAQRTLKVTVGRQLLGRILDGLGNPIDGKGPLTSNIEYSLQAAPPHPLSRRRITEKLSVGVRAIDGLLTLGRGQRIGIMAGSGVGKSTLLGMIARNTEADISVIALVGERGREVREFIERDLGEDGLRRSVVVVATSDQPALVRIKGAMTATAIAEFFRDQGLNVILMMDSVTRFAMAQREVGLTVGEPPATRGYTPSVFAMLPKLLERAGTGERGSITGIYTVLVDGDDMNEPIADAVRSILDGHIVLSRDIAAQNHYPAIDVLNSVSRVMLEIVEARHYQAGQRLRCALAAYREAEDLINIGAYVSGSNPEIDRAIGVISEIKRFLQQDVYEISTLAETVQRLVELVAEG